One Gossypium hirsutum isolate 1008001.06 chromosome A11, Gossypium_hirsutum_v2.1, whole genome shotgun sequence genomic window carries:
- the LOC107913394 gene encoding very-long-chain (3R)-3-hydroxyacyl-CoA dehydratase PASTICCINO 2 gives MASALTVLRRLYLSIYNWLVFIGWFQVLFLALKALKESGHEHVYNAVEKPLLLAQSAAVMEILHGLIGLVRSPVSSTLPQIGSRLYLTWGILWSFPEIRTHILVTSLVISWAITEIIRYSFFGMKEAFGFAPSWHLWLRYSTFLVLYPTGISSEVGLIYFALPYIKASEKYCFRMPNKWNFSFDYFYAAILALGIYVPGSPHLYRYMLGQRKRALSKSKKE, from the exons ATGGCGTCGGCTTTGACTGTTCTCAGGCGGCTCTACCTTTCCATCTACAATTGGCTCGTCTTCATCGGCTG GTTTCAGGTTCTGTTTTTAGCGTTAAAGGCTTTGAAAGAATCAGGTCATGAACATGTCTATAATGCTGTCGAAAAGCCTCTCCTTCTAGCTCAATCCGCTGCCGTTATGGAG ATTCTTCATGGCTTAATAG GTCTGGTTAGATCACCGGTGTCATCAACTCTGCCGCAGATAGGATCAAGATTGTATTTAACTTGGGGAATTTTATGGAGTTTTCCTGAG ATTCGAACTCACATTCTTGTTACTTCGTTGGTCATCAGTTGGGCCATTACAGAG ATTATACGCTATTCATTCTTTGGCATGAAGGAGGCCTTTGGTTTTGCACCTTCATGGCATTTGTGGCTTAG GTATAGCACATTCTTGGTTTTGTATCCAACTGGCATCAGCAGTGAAGTTGGTCTGATCTACTTTGCCTTGCCATATATCAAG GCTTCGGAGAAGTATTGCTTTAGAATGCCAAACAAGTGGAATTTCTCCTTTGATTACTTCTATGCTGCAATTCTTGCCCTTGGAATCTATGTCCCAG GTAGTCCTCACTTGTACCGTTATATGCTCGGACAGAGGAAGAGAGCACTTTCCAAATCAAAAAAGGAGTGA